The Archangium lipolyticum genome includes a region encoding these proteins:
- the murB gene encoding UDP-N-acetylmuramate dehydrogenase produces the protein MVSFLSSSLSERVGRLTGCDVTANAPLAPLTSVRVGGPAEALVRPRSADALVALLRFVREEGVPLTVLGGGANTLVGDGGIPGVTVKLPGDLFPEQADVGAEEGRLILGAGAAIVRLCNQMRSHGLVGAEFLAGIPGTLGGAVTMNAGTKNGECFRVVEAVEVATADGIGWLSKERIPHRYRHSELPPGAVVTRVRFLLRKGDLEASKKVMDEDLAYRKRSQPLSQPNFGSVFTNPPGDFAGRLIESVGLKGHVIGRAQVSTLHANWIVNLGGATAHDVLSLLTLMQSRVREERGVELQPEVKRVGVFQP, from the coding sequence ATGGTGTCGTTCCTCTCATCGTCCCTGTCCGAGCGGGTGGGGCGCCTGACCGGCTGTGACGTGACGGCGAACGCGCCGCTCGCGCCCCTCACGAGCGTGCGCGTGGGAGGCCCCGCCGAGGCGCTCGTCCGTCCGCGCTCCGCGGATGCGCTGGTGGCCCTGCTGCGCTTCGTGCGCGAGGAGGGCGTGCCCCTCACCGTGCTCGGCGGGGGCGCCAACACCCTGGTGGGCGACGGGGGGATTCCAGGCGTCACCGTGAAGCTGCCGGGGGACCTGTTCCCCGAGCAGGCCGACGTGGGCGCGGAGGAGGGGAGACTCATCCTCGGCGCGGGCGCGGCCATCGTCCGGCTGTGCAACCAGATGCGCTCGCACGGGCTGGTGGGCGCCGAGTTCCTCGCGGGCATCCCCGGCACGCTCGGGGGCGCGGTCACCATGAACGCGGGCACCAAGAATGGCGAGTGCTTCCGCGTGGTGGAGGCGGTGGAGGTGGCCACCGCGGACGGGATCGGCTGGCTCTCCAAGGAGCGGATTCCCCACCGCTACCGTCACTCGGAATTGCCCCCGGGCGCCGTGGTGACGCGGGTGCGCTTCCTGCTGCGCAAGGGCGACCTCGAGGCCTCCAAGAAGGTCATGGACGAGGACCTCGCCTACCGCAAGCGCTCGCAGCCCCTGAGCCAGCCGAACTTCGGCAGCGTCTTCACCAATCCGCCGGGCGACTTCGCCGGGCGGCTCATCGAGAGCGTGGGCCTCAAGGGCCACGTCATCGGCCGCGCGCAGGTGTCCACCCTGCACGCCAACTGGATCGTCAACCTGGGCGGGGCCACCGCCCACGACGTGCTCTCCCTCCTCACCCTCATGCAGTCCCGGGTGCGCGAGGAGCGGGGCGTCGAGCTCCAACCCGAAGTCAAGCGTGTAGGGGTCTTCCAGCCATGA
- the murC gene encoding UDP-N-acetylmuramate--L-alanine ligase: MTTQRPARPASLFKTRHAAHVHFVGIGGIGMSGIAEVLLNQGYRVSGSDLKASEITRRLERLGATIFEGHRAENLVHADVVVISSAVRKDNPEVVTARQRKIPVIPRAEMLAELMRLKYAVAVAGSHGKTTTTSMVATVLSAAGLDPTAVVGGKVNVLDSNAKLGKSELMVVEADESDGSFLHLHPSISVVTNIDPEHMDHYGTLDKLKDAFTAFCNRVPFYGLNVLCLDNPNVQSLLPHIEKRFVTYGSSHMADYRLEGVRLEGFTTRFEAFRRDEPLGEFRVRMVGAHNALNALAVIAVAEEMDIPLDVVRSSLAEFGGVQRRFTVRGEVAGITVVDDYGHHPTEVQATLAGARRAFGKRLVVAFQPHRYTRTHDLMKEFATSFNDADVVFVTSVYAAGEERIPGATGDALAEAVRAHGHRDVTFVEKRTDIAKTLLPRLHEGDIVLTLGAGDITQVGPELVELLKQRGVAKGD; this comes from the coding sequence GTGACGACCCAACGCCCCGCTCGGCCCGCGAGCCTCTTCAAGACGCGTCATGCCGCGCACGTCCACTTCGTGGGCATCGGCGGCATCGGCATGAGCGGCATCGCCGAGGTGCTGCTCAACCAGGGCTACCGGGTGTCCGGCTCGGACCTGAAGGCCAGTGAGATCACCCGCCGCCTGGAGCGCCTGGGCGCCACCATCTTCGAGGGCCACCGGGCGGAGAACCTCGTCCACGCGGACGTGGTGGTCATCTCCTCGGCGGTGCGCAAGGACAACCCCGAGGTCGTCACCGCGCGCCAGCGGAAGATTCCCGTCATCCCCCGGGCGGAGATGCTCGCGGAGCTGATGCGGCTCAAGTACGCCGTCGCCGTCGCGGGCAGCCACGGCAAGACGACGACCACCTCCATGGTGGCCACCGTGCTGTCCGCCGCGGGGTTGGATCCCACGGCCGTGGTGGGCGGCAAGGTGAACGTGCTCGACTCCAACGCGAAGCTGGGCAAGAGCGAGCTGATGGTGGTGGAGGCCGACGAGAGCGACGGCAGCTTCCTGCACCTGCACCCGTCCATCTCCGTGGTCACCAACATCGACCCGGAGCACATGGACCACTACGGCACGCTGGACAAGCTGAAGGACGCCTTCACGGCCTTCTGCAACCGCGTGCCCTTCTACGGCCTCAACGTGCTGTGCCTGGACAACCCCAACGTCCAGTCGCTGCTGCCGCACATCGAGAAGCGCTTCGTCACCTACGGCAGCTCGCACATGGCGGACTACCGGCTGGAGGGCGTGCGGCTGGAGGGCTTCACCACCCGCTTCGAGGCCTTCCGGCGCGACGAGCCGCTCGGTGAGTTCCGCGTGCGCATGGTGGGCGCGCACAACGCCCTCAACGCCCTGGCCGTCATCGCCGTGGCCGAGGAGATGGACATTCCGCTGGACGTGGTGCGCAGCTCGCTGGCCGAGTTCGGCGGCGTGCAGCGGCGCTTCACCGTGCGCGGCGAGGTGGCCGGTATCACCGTGGTGGACGACTACGGGCACCACCCCACGGAGGTGCAGGCCACGCTCGCGGGTGCCCGGCGGGCCTTCGGCAAGCGGCTGGTGGTGGCCTTCCAGCCCCACCGCTACACGCGCACGCATGACCTGATGAAGGAGTTCGCCACCTCCTTCAACGACGCGGACGTCGTCTTCGTCACCAGCGTCTACGCCGCGGGCGAGGAGCGCATCCCCGGGGCCACGGGCGACGCGCTGGCCGAGGCCGTCCGCGCCCACGGCCACCGTGACGTCACCTTCGTGGAGAAGCGCACCGACATCGCGAAGACGCTGCTGCCCCGGCTGCACGAGGGCGACATCGTCCTCACCCTGGGCGCCGGCGACATCACCCAGGTGGGTCCGGAGCTCGTCGAGCTCCTCAAGCAACGCGGCGTGGCGAAGGGCGACTAG